One Bos indicus isolate NIAB-ARS_2022 breed Sahiwal x Tharparkar chromosome 10, NIAB-ARS_B.indTharparkar_mat_pri_1.0, whole genome shotgun sequence DNA window includes the following coding sequences:
- the DIO2 gene encoding type II iodothyronine deiodinase isoform X1, which translates to MGILSVDLLITLQILPVFFSNCLFLALYDSVILLKHVVLLLSRSKSTRGQWRRMLTSEGMRCIWKSFLLDAYKQVKLGEDAPNSSVVHVSSPEGGDTSGNGAQEKTVDGTECHLLDFASPERPLVVNFGSATUPPFTNQLPAFSKLVEEFSSVADFLLVYIDEAHPSDGWAVPGDSSLFFEVKKHRNQEDRCAAAHQLLERFSLPPQCRVVADRMDNNANVAYGVAFERVCIVQRQKIAYLGGKGPFFYNLQEVRRWLEKNFSKRUKLD; encoded by the exons ATGGGCATCCTCAGCGTAGACTTGCTGATCACACTGCAGATTCTGCCAGTTTTTTTCTCCAACTGCCTCTTCCTGGCGCTCTATGACTCGGTCATTCTCCTCAAGCACGTGGTGCTGCTGCTGAGCCGCTCCAAGTCCACTCGCGGGCAGTGGAGGCGCATGCTGACCTCAGAAGGAATGCGCTGCATCTGGAAAAGCTTCCTCCTCGACGCCTACAAACAG GTGAAACTGGGTGAAGATGCCCCCAATTCCAGCGTGGTGCATGTCTCCAGTCCGGAAGGAGGTGACACCAGTGGAAATGGTGCCCAGGAGAAAACAGTGGATGGAACTGAATGCCACCTTCTGGACTTTGCCAGCCCTGAGCGCCCACTGGTGGTCAACTTCGGCTCGGCCACTTGACCTCCTTTCACTAACCAGCTGCCAGCCTTCAGCAAACTGGTGGAAGAGTTCTCATCCGTGGCTGACTTCCTGTTGGTCTACATTGATGAGGCTCATCCTTCAGATGGTTGGGCAGTGCCTGGggattcttctttgtttttcgaGGTGAAGAAGCACCGGAACCAGGAAGACCGATGcgcagcagcccaccagctcctggagcgTTTCTCCTTGCCGCCCCAGTGCCGAGTTGTGGCTGACCGCATGGACAATAATGCCAACGTTGCTTATGGGGTAGCCTTTGAACGTGTGTGCATCGTGCAGAGACAGAAAATTGCTTATCTGGGAGGAAAGGGCCCCTTCTTTTACAACCTGCAAGAAGTCCGGCGTTGGCTGGAGAAGAATTTCAGCAAGAGATGAAAGCTAGATTAG
- the DIO2 gene encoding type II iodothyronine deiodinase isoform X2 gives MGILSVDLLITLQILPVFFSNCLFLALYDSVILLKHVVLLLSRSKSTRGQWRRMLTSEGMRCIWKSFLLDAYKQVKLGEDAPNSSVVHVSSPEGGDTSGNGAQEKTVDGTECHLLDFASPERPLVVNFGSATUPPFTNQLPAFSKLVEEFSSVADFLLVYIDEAHPSDGWAVPGDSSLFFEVKKHRNQEDRCAAAHQLLERFSLPPQCRVVADRMDNNANVAYGVAFERVCIVQRQKIAYLGGKGPFFYNLQEVRRWLEKNFSKR, from the exons ATGGGCATCCTCAGCGTAGACTTGCTGATCACACTGCAGATTCTGCCAGTTTTTTTCTCCAACTGCCTCTTCCTGGCGCTCTATGACTCGGTCATTCTCCTCAAGCACGTGGTGCTGCTGCTGAGCCGCTCCAAGTCCACTCGCGGGCAGTGGAGGCGCATGCTGACCTCAGAAGGAATGCGCTGCATCTGGAAAAGCTTCCTCCTCGACGCCTACAAACAG GTGAAACTGGGTGAAGATGCCCCCAATTCCAGCGTGGTGCATGTCTCCAGTCCGGAAGGAGGTGACACCAGTGGAAATGGTGCCCAGGAGAAAACAGTGGATGGAACTGAATGCCACCTTCTGGACTTTGCCAGCCCTGAGCGCCCACTGGTGGTCAACTTCGGCTCGGCCACTTGACCTCCTTTCACTAACCAGCTGCCAGCCTTCAGCAAACTGGTGGAAGAGTTCTCATCCGTGGCTGACTTCCTGTTGGTCTACATTGATGAGGCTCATCCTTCAGATGGTTGGGCAGTGCCTGGggattcttctttgtttttcgaGGTGAAGAAGCACCGGAACCAGGAAGACCGATGcgcagcagcccaccagctcctggagcgTTTCTCCTTGCCGCCCCAGTGCCGAGTTGTGGCTGACCGCATGGACAATAATGCCAACGTTGCTTATGGGGTAGCCTTTGAACGTGTGTGCATCGTGCAGAGACAGAAAATTGCTTATCTGGGAGGAAAGGGCCCCTTCTTTTACAACCTGCAAGAAGTCCGGCGTTGGCTGGAGAAGAATTTCAGCAAGAGATGA